A genomic window from Fibrobacterota bacterium includes:
- a CDS encoding flagellar motor protein MotB, protein MSLQSHHNRYRARELEGEATEEDWLISYADMVTLLMCFFLAMLTISKVDVTLFEQMKKGLRSDLGKEKEVKTPLAEIQRDLDSLLAREKAEGSVTIDKGPEGIVLEFSSAAFYQIGKAEFSPDAEGILARVDSAIRGIDYYRFQVDIEGHTDNVPMRSVQFPSNWELSVARATNIVKFLIARGMPADRLKAAGYADTKPKVPNQDSTGVALVENQARNRRIVLRIH, encoded by the coding sequence GTGTCGCTGCAATCCCACCACAACCGCTACCGCGCCCGCGAGCTGGAAGGCGAAGCCACGGAGGAGGATTGGCTGATCAGCTACGCCGACATGGTGACGTTGCTAATGTGCTTTTTCCTGGCGATGCTCACGATCTCGAAGGTGGATGTGACCTTGTTCGAGCAGATGAAGAAGGGGCTCCGGTCGGATCTTGGCAAGGAGAAGGAAGTCAAGACCCCGCTGGCGGAAATCCAGAGGGACCTGGATTCGCTGTTGGCTCGCGAAAAGGCCGAAGGCAGCGTGACGATCGACAAGGGTCCCGAAGGGATCGTTCTGGAATTTTCCAGTGCGGCGTTCTACCAGATCGGAAAGGCGGAATTCAGCCCCGATGCGGAAGGCATCCTGGCACGGGTGGATTCGGCCATCCGCGGGATCGACTACTATCGGTTCCAAGTGGATATCGAGGGGCATACCGACAACGTCCCCATGCGTTCGGTGCAATTTCCGTCCAACTGGGAACTGTCGGTGGCGCGGGCCACGAACATCGTGAAGTTCCTGATCGCGCGGGGAATGCCGGCCGATCGGCTCAAGGCCGCAGGTTACGCCGACACCAAACCCAAGGTCCCCAACCAGGACTCCACCGGCGTGGCCCTGGTGGAAAACCAGGCGCGCAACCGACGGATCGTCCTGCGGATCCACTAG
- a CDS encoding MotA/TolQ/ExbB proton channel family protein → MISFSSVLGILLGAALLLWTVHRETADWGIFFSVSSLLIVLGGTITVTLIGYRAKYAWSAGIALLKIYLHQSITPKSLSMDVKTMIDWSKRVSADGNMAFDAISRENKDEFIRYIFQLASTGYTVADIREFGTTNIEEHYFRKLHESHILNSMGSNTPALGLVGTLIGLITMLSRLEDPSKLGPGLALALTATLYGLLFARFFFLPSATKVKQILGIERFRQYLILEGVILLMERRPAMYVQDKLNSFLDRRHQYKPAGT, encoded by the coding sequence ATGATTTCCTTTTCCAGCGTTCTGGGAATCCTGCTGGGCGCGGCCCTCCTGCTTTGGACCGTGCATCGGGAAACCGCCGACTGGGGAATCTTCTTTTCGGTCTCCAGTCTGCTCATCGTGCTCGGTGGAACCATCACGGTCACGTTGATCGGGTATCGCGCCAAGTACGCCTGGAGCGCCGGGATCGCGCTGTTGAAGATCTACCTCCACCAGTCGATCACCCCCAAGAGCCTGTCCATGGACGTCAAGACCATGATCGATTGGTCCAAACGAGTGAGTGCCGACGGCAACATGGCCTTCGATGCCATTTCGCGGGAAAACAAAGACGAATTCATCCGGTACATCTTCCAGTTGGCCAGCACCGGATACACGGTTGCCGACATCCGCGAGTTCGGGACCACCAACATCGAAGAACATTATTTCCGCAAGCTCCACGAATCCCACATCCTCAATTCCATGGGTTCCAACACCCCGGCATTGGGCTTGGTGGGAACCCTCATCGGCTTGATCACCATGCTCTCGCGCCTGGAAGACCCCTCCAAGTTGGGGCCGGGTCTGGCCCTCGCGCTCACCGCCACCCTGTACGGGCTTTTGTTCGCGCGGTTCTTCTTCCTGCCTTCGGCCACCAAGGTCAAGCAGATCCTGGGCATCGAGAGGTTCCGACAATATCTGATCCTGGAGGGCGTGATCCTGTTGATGGAGCGCCGACCCGCCATGTACGTGCAGGACAAGCTCAACTCCTTCCTCGATCGGCGCCACCAGTACAAGCCGGCCGGGACATAG